One part of the Thermococcus radiotolerans genome encodes these proteins:
- a CDS encoding TIGR00296 family protein produces the protein MYKIKDEWGEFLVRLARRAIEEYVRNGRTIKPPEDTPPELWEKMGVFVTLNKRHAPPQMALRGCIGFPLPVYPLVEATIKAAIYAAVDDPRFPPVRESELNDLVIEVSVLTPPEPIEGPPEERPKKIKVGRDGLIIEKGIYSGLLLPQVPIEWGWDEEEFLAQTCWKAGLPPDCWLDESTKVYRFTAEIFEEEKPGGPVKRKPL, from the coding sequence ATGTACAAAATCAAGGATGAGTGGGGAGAATTCCTCGTCAGGCTCGCGAGGAGGGCGATAGAGGAGTACGTTAGAAACGGGAGAACGATAAAACCTCCCGAAGATACCCCTCCGGAGCTGTGGGAGAAGATGGGCGTCTTCGTCACGCTCAACAAGCGACATGCACCACCCCAGATGGCCCTTCGTGGGTGCATTGGATTTCCCCTTCCAGTATATCCGCTCGTCGAGGCCACGATAAAGGCGGCCATCTATGCGGCGGTCGACGACCCGCGCTTCCCGCCCGTGAGGGAGAGTGAGCTGAACGATCTGGTTATCGAAGTGAGTGTCCTGACGCCCCCTGAGCCGATTGAGGGGCCGCCGGAGGAAAGGCCGAAGAAGATAAAGGTTGGCCGCGATGGGTTGATAATCGAGAAGGGCATCTACTCCGGCCTGCTGCTCCCGCAGGTGCCGATAGAATGGGGCTGGGATGAGGAGGAGTTTCTGGCCCAGACCTGCTGGAAAGCGGGCCTTCCGCCCGACTGCTGGCTCGATGAGAGCACGAAGGTCTACCGCTTCACCGCGGAGATATTCGAGGAGGAGAAGCCCGGGGGACCGGTCAAGAGGAAGCCGCTGTGA
- a CDS encoding RsmB/NOP family class I SAM-dependent RNA methyltransferase — MELFYRVSFQEVVADALSLVEERELSSKHALERVFKRVSGRDRDKARGLAHAYVFEIEKWRAKIDFIINSVLKGSRVEDLDPYLANLLRIGTFEIHFRKVPPAVATDSIIRVVKERFDFSRAKFVNALMHSIEKFDVEKALKRLKERDRIEWLSVRFSHPRWYVEYAVELLGYDEAVRLLLSNNRPQRYYVRANILKTDVDSLRDYLEENGVRTALTPVPDVLKILEYQTPVTRLDWYKDGKFVIQDLASAYVAHVLAPEPGERVLDLAAAPGSKTFHAAALMENKGEIIAVDYSYDRLMRMREKMKLLGIKNVKLVHADGQSFKDKAKFDKIILDAPCSSSGTYRQFPEVKWRFDEKKIKRIINVQRNMLRNAYENLREGGEMTYSTCSIRIDEDEENVLFAVERIGLELVNYDFNWGDRGFLEIGDRVFRAWTHRHDCNSFFIAKLKREKG, encoded by the coding sequence ATGGAGCTGTTTTACCGCGTGAGCTTTCAGGAAGTGGTGGCGGACGCGTTGAGCCTGGTTGAGGAGCGCGAGCTCTCATCGAAGCACGCCCTTGAGAGGGTTTTCAAGAGGGTGTCCGGTAGAGACCGGGACAAGGCGCGGGGATTGGCCCATGCCTACGTCTTCGAGATAGAGAAGTGGCGCGCCAAGATAGACTTCATAATCAACTCCGTCCTAAAGGGTTCGAGGGTGGAAGACCTGGACCCATACCTGGCCAACCTTCTGAGGATAGGCACCTTCGAAATCCACTTCAGGAAAGTGCCGCCGGCTGTAGCGACCGATTCGATAATCAGGGTCGTTAAGGAGCGCTTTGATTTCTCAAGGGCGAAGTTCGTCAACGCGCTCATGCACTCGATAGAGAAGTTCGACGTGGAGAAAGCCCTGAAAAGGCTCAAGGAGAGGGACAGGATAGAATGGCTCTCCGTTCGCTTCTCCCATCCCCGCTGGTACGTCGAGTACGCGGTGGAGCTTTTGGGCTACGATGAGGCGGTTAGGTTACTCCTGAGCAACAACAGGCCGCAGAGGTACTACGTCAGAGCAAACATCCTCAAGACGGACGTGGACTCGCTGAGGGACTACCTTGAGGAGAACGGCGTGAGGACGGCCTTAACCCCCGTTCCGGACGTCCTGAAGATACTCGAATACCAAACTCCGGTAACGAGGCTCGACTGGTACAAGGACGGGAAGTTCGTTATCCAGGATTTAGCCTCTGCCTACGTCGCCCACGTTTTGGCCCCCGAACCCGGCGAGAGGGTTCTCGACTTAGCGGCCGCACCGGGAAGCAAAACTTTCCACGCGGCGGCGCTGATGGAGAACAAAGGCGAGATAATCGCGGTTGACTACTCCTACGACAGGCTCATGCGCATGAGGGAGAAGATGAAACTCCTCGGAATCAAGAACGTCAAACTGGTTCATGCCGACGGCCAGAGCTTTAAGGACAAGGCCAAGTTCGACAAAATAATTCTCGACGCGCCGTGCTCAAGCTCCGGAACCTACCGGCAGTTCCCGGAAGTGAAGTGGCGCTTCGATGAGAAGAAGATAAAGCGCATCATAAACGTCCAGAGGAACATGCTCCGCAATGCCTACGAGAACCTCCGTGAAGGTGGAGAGATGACCTACTCGACGTGCTCGATTAGGATTGATGAAGACGAGGAGAACGTACTCTTCGCGGTTGAGAGGATCGGGCTTGAGTTGGTGAACTATGACTTCAACTGGGGAGACAGGGGCTTCCTTGAAATCGGCGATAGGGTTTTCAGGGCGTGGACGCACAGGCACGACTGCAACAGCTTTTTTATCGCAAAATTGAAAAGAGAAAAGGGCTAA
- a CDS encoding choice-of-anchor L domain-containing protein, with the protein MEKRNFLWVMALFLVFVVSSPPAGAVYGSVITRDATDEANAILNSNFRDSLVSAEFKGVEEQILVTTKPLLGFPIEGDSYVILSSGDARYVTAGADYDVENVSGIYVEEGQPVTGQDAYDVVRLTLTLRVPHGAKVLSFKWRMVSDDYPNYNDYFYAYVELPDGTRKVAATLPNGSIPYITAAVPYFQDVNNQDGVILDNMTPIYTASVDVSQYGGEEITLVLEVADAVDDVEDTAVIIDDVKFDVPQSFFVYNRMMVIAQVWTMYFFKLHDEFDEIYANASAAGVDNETLSLAKELHENATQMIMEAWDTDNLDDIKLRVWGAIPTYPKMHLVRRAYVTERNAVYMLLEAIKELEGS; encoded by the coding sequence GTGGAGAAACGAAACTTCCTCTGGGTTATGGCGCTCTTTTTGGTTTTCGTGGTTTCCTCTCCTCCCGCGGGGGCGGTCTATGGGAGCGTCATCACGAGGGACGCCACGGATGAGGCGAACGCGATTCTAAACTCCAACTTCAGGGATTCACTCGTCAGTGCGGAGTTCAAGGGGGTTGAAGAGCAGATTCTGGTGACCACAAAGCCGCTACTCGGTTTCCCGATTGAGGGGGACTCCTATGTAATTCTGAGCTCCGGTGATGCGAGATACGTTACAGCGGGTGCTGACTACGATGTTGAGAATGTTAGCGGGATATACGTTGAGGAAGGGCAACCTGTTACGGGCCAGGATGCATACGACGTTGTGCGGTTGACCTTAACCCTTAGGGTCCCACACGGTGCCAAGGTATTGTCTTTTAAGTGGAGAATGGTCTCAGATGATTACCCCAACTACAACGATTACTTCTACGCCTATGTCGAACTTCCTGATGGGACAAGAAAAGTCGCTGCAACGCTTCCCAATGGAAGTATCCCCTATATCACCGCGGCCGTGCCGTATTTCCAAGATGTAAACAACCAGGATGGCGTGATTCTTGATAATATGACACCTATCTATACAGCTAGTGTGGACGTCTCCCAGTACGGAGGCGAGGAGATAACCCTTGTTCTAGAGGTCGCTGATGCCGTTGACGACGTGGAAGATACCGCCGTGATCATAGACGACGTCAAATTCGACGTTCCCCAGTCGTTCTTCGTGTACAACCGCATGATGGTCATCGCCCAGGTATGGACTATGTACTTCTTCAAGCTTCACGACGAGTTCGATGAGATATACGCCAACGCAAGCGCCGCCGGGGTTGACAACGAAACCCTTTCGCTGGCGAAGGAACTTCACGAGAACGCAACCCAGATGATAATGGAAGCCTGGGACACGGACAACCTCGACGACATAAAGCTCCGCGTCTGGGGGGCCATACCGACGTATCCAAAGATGCACCTCGTTAGAAGGGCCTATGTCACCGAAAGGAACGCCGTTTACATGCTCTTGGAAGCCATAAAAGAGCTTGAGGGCAGTTAG
- a CDS encoding DmpA family aminopeptidase — MKAPELGIRVGLHPHGKRNSMADLGVKVGHSTIIEGDDIRTGVTVLLPPVKNPYRERLFSATFVMNGFSKPIGFVQVDELGYIETPLALTNTLSVYTVASAVVRHMIELNPDLKSVSPVVMECNDSYLNDIRKMVVRDDHYFEAVKNAKLDFEEGSVGAGTGMSAFEFKGGIGSSSRVVEIGGEEYTVASLVLANFGRREDLTIAGVPVGLELKDYPGRGTSGRGSVSMVVATNAPLTARQLRRLGKRAVVGLSRTGGYAYHGSGDVVLAFSTAQTVPLDKEAHLLSFLPDNALSPLFRAAAEATEEAIINALLQARTVEGNGHVRYALPVDRLVEIMERYGRVERA, encoded by the coding sequence ATGAAGGCTCCCGAGCTGGGAATAAGGGTCGGGCTTCACCCTCACGGAAAAAGGAACTCAATGGCTGATTTGGGCGTTAAAGTCGGCCACTCGACGATAATCGAGGGGGATGACATCAGAACAGGGGTTACCGTCCTGCTCCCTCCCGTCAAGAACCCCTACAGGGAGAGGCTTTTCTCAGCCACCTTCGTCATGAACGGCTTCTCCAAGCCGATAGGCTTCGTTCAGGTCGATGAGCTGGGCTACATCGAGACGCCGTTAGCGTTGACCAACACGCTGAGCGTCTACACCGTTGCAAGCGCGGTGGTTAGACACATGATCGAGCTGAACCCTGATTTGAAGAGCGTTTCGCCGGTCGTCATGGAATGCAACGATTCTTACCTAAACGACATCAGAAAGATGGTCGTTCGAGATGACCACTACTTCGAGGCCGTCAAAAACGCGAAACTCGACTTCGAAGAAGGCTCGGTTGGGGCCGGCACCGGAATGAGCGCCTTCGAGTTCAAGGGCGGGATAGGGTCATCGTCGAGGGTCGTCGAAATCGGCGGCGAGGAGTATACGGTTGCCTCCCTCGTTTTAGCGAACTTCGGAAGGAGAGAGGACCTGACAATCGCTGGGGTTCCTGTTGGCCTTGAGCTGAAGGACTATCCTGGCAGGGGAACCTCCGGAAGGGGGAGCGTCTCAATGGTGGTTGCCACGAACGCGCCCCTGACAGCGAGGCAGCTAAGAAGGCTGGGGAAGAGGGCAGTGGTCGGGCTCTCGAGAACCGGCGGCTACGCCTACCACGGGAGCGGCGACGTGGTTCTGGCATTCTCCACCGCCCAGACCGTCCCGCTGGATAAGGAGGCCCACCTGCTCAGCTTCCTTCCCGACAACGCTCTGAGCCCGCTCTTTAGGGCAGCCGCCGAAGCCACTGAGGAGGCTATAATCAACGCGCTCCTGCAGGCCAGAACCGTCGAGGGGAACGGGCACGTGAGGTACGCCCTTCCGGTTGATAGGCTTGTGGAAATCATGGAAAGATACGGGAGGGTTGAGAGGGCTTAA
- a CDS encoding DUF373 family protein, translating into MVEIKALILAIDRDDDFGQKAGVEGPVIGRDACVDAALKLSLADPEDSDANVVYAAVKLYDSLKESGEFDDVQVALITGHPKVGVKSDLELARQLEIILERFTADGVITVTDGAEDEQIFPIITSKVPIISSHRVVVKQSEGIETTYYIIYRYLREILSDPEVAKVVLGIPGMILLLYGIARLIGVWYPESVKIISATITGTILLFIGGYFFTKGFRFNFRETIAKQFIFVISVIAGALIIGGGAINAYFRLEEYAKEIIGGWPGTPLLATLIYINAIAAPLIIGISVMIMGKSIQAYLRKDYHIWYYVSALLLMPALWITIDLTTRYAMAILTISDIDVFAKFLLALADVAVAVLVGIYMRGKVRGWERVETGTSA; encoded by the coding sequence GTGGTTGAGATCAAAGCACTGATTCTCGCTATAGACCGCGATGATGATTTTGGGCAGAAGGCCGGCGTTGAAGGGCCGGTGATAGGGCGAGACGCCTGCGTAGATGCAGCCCTCAAGCTCAGCCTTGCCGATCCAGAGGACAGCGACGCCAACGTCGTTTATGCCGCGGTTAAGCTCTACGACAGCCTGAAGGAGAGCGGCGAGTTCGATGACGTCCAGGTGGCCCTCATAACCGGCCATCCCAAGGTGGGCGTCAAGAGCGACTTGGAGCTCGCCAGGCAGCTGGAGATCATCCTTGAGAGGTTTACGGCGGATGGTGTCATCACCGTCACCGACGGTGCCGAAGACGAGCAGATATTCCCGATAATAACCTCAAAGGTGCCGATAATAAGCTCCCACAGGGTAGTCGTCAAACAGAGCGAGGGCATAGAGACGACCTACTACATCATCTACCGCTACCTGAGGGAGATACTCAGCGACCCGGAGGTCGCAAAGGTAGTCCTCGGAATCCCGGGGATGATACTCCTGCTCTATGGAATCGCGAGGCTGATAGGGGTCTGGTATCCCGAGAGCGTGAAGATAATCTCCGCGACGATAACCGGTACGATACTCCTCTTCATCGGCGGCTACTTCTTCACCAAGGGCTTCCGCTTCAACTTCAGGGAGACCATAGCGAAGCAGTTCATCTTCGTCATATCCGTCATCGCGGGCGCCCTCATAATCGGGGGAGGCGCCATAAACGCCTACTTCAGACTGGAGGAGTACGCAAAGGAGATAATCGGCGGCTGGCCTGGAACGCCGCTCCTGGCAACGCTCATCTACATAAACGCCATAGCGGCTCCACTGATAATCGGAATCTCCGTGATGATAATGGGAAAGAGCATACAGGCATACCTTCGGAAGGACTACCACATCTGGTACTACGTCTCGGCGCTCCTCCTGATGCCCGCGCTCTGGATAACCATCGACCTGACGACCAGGTACGCGATGGCCATACTCACGATATCCGACATAGACGTCTTCGCGAAGTTCCTGCTCGCCCTCGCGGATGTAGCGGTGGCCGTTCTCGTTGGAATCTACATGAGGGGAAAAGTTAGGGGATGGGAGAGAGTTGAGACTGGAACGAGCGCTTGA
- a CDS encoding MTH1187 family thiamine-binding protein: protein MVIVEFVIVPLGERSLSRYVAEVVKLLERKGVKYQLTPMATIIEVPTVREAFNIIEEAHELVFKLGASRVSTTVRIDDRRDKRVRMEDKVKSVLEKTRGG from the coding sequence GTGGTGATCGTTGAGTTCGTCATCGTCCCCCTCGGAGAGAGAAGTCTGAGCAGGTACGTCGCCGAGGTGGTAAAGCTTTTAGAGAGGAAGGGTGTTAAATATCAATTGACACCGATGGCAACTATAATAGAGGTTCCGACCGTGAGGGAAGCTTTCAATATAATCGAGGAGGCGCACGAGCTGGTATTCAAACTCGGCGCTTCGAGGGTTTCAACGACCGTAAGGATCGACGACAGACGCGACAAGCGCGTTCGCATGGAGGACAAGGTAAAATCAGTCCTCGAAAAGACGAGGGGTGGTTGA
- a CDS encoding GumC domain-containing protein encodes MRLERALDEYEKRKKKAERELEKVRKKYNKHLEKKIQEILKKIDSLEKKDVPKNVDDKIKKIVTAEKKNYVTALRNALASIKDMDDLGKRLPDLAKLHVGHGKYLLIIFEKDVYAINRLLKELNEEYVKYYNELGRKGLPDLRLRELLREEERTREIIATAEKEKLELEKELKAKEGELDEFYREHGLGGLEEDIKSLSSSLRTAEMEVRSKVSKLQKPIKRMRLHEPIADELVRDSSVALRKPDEFISLLQRIYPRLEGKYRKTAQWLIENLKERADALGREREKLSELERKRDEILANGEARKKEIWEIQRLIEEKEAEIRKLRRQLEHLERELDESLAKLEEILGESIER; translated from the coding sequence TTGAGACTGGAACGAGCGCTTGATGAGTACGAAAAGAGGAAAAAGAAGGCCGAGAGAGAGCTCGAAAAGGTCAGAAAGAAGTACAACAAGCACCTCGAGAAGAAAATCCAGGAGATTCTAAAGAAAATAGACTCCCTGGAGAAGAAGGACGTTCCCAAGAACGTGGACGACAAGATAAAGAAAATCGTAACCGCGGAGAAGAAGAACTACGTCACGGCACTGAGGAATGCGCTGGCCAGTATAAAGGACATGGACGACCTCGGAAAGCGCCTTCCCGATTTAGCCAAGCTCCACGTGGGGCACGGAAAGTATCTCCTCATAATCTTCGAGAAGGATGTCTATGCCATCAACCGCCTGCTGAAGGAGCTCAACGAGGAGTACGTGAAATACTACAACGAGCTGGGTAGAAAAGGCCTGCCCGACCTCAGACTTAGGGAGCTCCTCAGGGAAGAGGAGAGAACGAGGGAAATCATTGCCACCGCGGAGAAGGAGAAGCTGGAGCTGGAAAAGGAACTGAAGGCAAAGGAAGGAGAGTTAGACGAGTTTTACAGGGAACATGGGTTAGGGGGGCTTGAGGAGGATATAAAAAGCCTCTCCTCCTCGCTCCGGACTGCCGAAATGGAGGTTCGCTCGAAGGTCTCAAAGCTTCAGAAACCGATAAAACGGATGCGCCTCCACGAGCCGATAGCGGACGAACTCGTAAGGGACAGTTCCGTGGCCCTTAGAAAGCCGGACGAGTTCATTTCCCTGCTCCAGAGGATATACCCCAGGCTCGAGGGCAAGTACAGGAAAACCGCCCAGTGGCTGATAGAGAACCTCAAAGAGAGGGCAGATGCCCTCGGAAGGGAGAGAGAGAAGCTCTCCGAACTTGAAAGGAAGAGAGATGAGATTCTGGCGAACGGAGAGGCCAGGAAGAAGGAAATCTGGGAGATTCAGAGGCTCATCGAGGAGAAGGAAGCCGAGATACGGAAGCTCAGACGCCAGCTTGAGCACCTAGAGAGGGAGCTGGACGAGAGCTTGGCGAAGCTCGAGGAGATACTCGGCGAATCGATAGAGCGATAG
- a CDS encoding deoxyribonuclease IV → MFKVDRLRFGTAGIPISTPKRSTMDGIVHVRNLGLDAMELEFVRGVNLRPELAKKIKHVAKKHDVLLTAHAPYYINLNAAEKAKVEASKKRIIQSAERLYDAGGWSVVFHAGYYLKQDPEKVYQRIKGEIKDIVSSLQDRGIEVWIRPELTGKPTQFGDLRELVRLSEEVEMVLPTIDFAHAHARHAGKCNTAEEWREMLSLMEDRLGREALDNMHIHISGINYTSKGERNHLNLQESDMNWEDLLRVLKEFRVKGVVISESPNIEGDAILMKKKYEEIRV, encoded by the coding sequence ATGTTTAAAGTTGACAGGCTTCGATTCGGCACCGCCGGAATACCAATCTCAACCCCAAAGCGCTCAACTATGGATGGGATAGTCCACGTGAGAAACCTCGGCCTCGATGCGATGGAGCTCGAGTTCGTCAGGGGCGTTAATCTGAGGCCGGAACTGGCCAAGAAGATAAAGCACGTGGCGAAGAAGCACGACGTTCTCCTGACCGCCCACGCGCCGTACTACATCAACCTAAACGCGGCCGAGAAGGCCAAGGTCGAGGCCAGCAAGAAGAGGATAATCCAGAGCGCCGAGCGCCTGTATGACGCAGGAGGCTGGAGCGTCGTTTTCCACGCCGGCTACTACCTCAAGCAGGACCCGGAGAAGGTCTACCAGAGGATAAAGGGCGAGATCAAGGATATAGTGAGCAGTCTCCAGGACAGAGGGATAGAGGTGTGGATAAGGCCCGAGTTGACCGGCAAGCCAACCCAGTTCGGAGACCTGAGGGAGCTGGTGAGGCTGAGCGAAGAGGTTGAGATGGTTCTGCCGACGATAGACTTCGCCCACGCCCATGCAAGGCACGCTGGGAAGTGCAACACCGCCGAGGAGTGGCGCGAGATGCTCTCCCTGATGGAAGACAGGCTCGGCAGGGAAGCCCTAGACAACATGCACATCCACATAAGCGGCATAAACTACACCTCGAAGGGCGAGAGGAACCACCTGAACCTCCAGGAGAGCGACATGAACTGGGAAGACCTGCTGAGGGTTCTCAAGGAGTTCCGCGTTAAGGGCGTCGTCATAAGCGAGAGCCCGAACATCGAGGGCGATGCAATTCTGATGAAGAAGAAATACGAGGAGATACGGGTTTAA
- a CDS encoding ABC transporter permease produces MGSRLSKLFLLIPLAFLVVFFYVPLASILKTGLWENGLTLKHISAVLANDYHRRVILFTIGQAIASTLLTLALGLPGAYIFAKYDFPGKGTIKAVLTVPFVMPSVMVALGYILLFGKSGFITGLIGRDLGIIYSWKGILLAHAFYNFPIVIRMVSSLWQRVNPHYEEAAMALGARGWTLFRKVTLPMISPAIFASAMLTFVFCFLSFSIPLIIGGYQYATIEVDIFTSIMVLLDFKTGSALAIIQILLSMGFMYLYLRALDAYAKREEQRVFRKPRPFTRRDWLSLKGLLVGVYSLIVFLFIVSPLLAVLYDSLRFNDAWSLEWYRRIFSTEYNPMFGATTLDAVRNSLTFGLATIFLSVLVALPIAYALHRWNFRGKRLFDVLVMLPLASSAITLGLGYIRVFHSTPLYFTAWIIIAAHTVIAYPFVLRAVSTSLKKIRPNLWEAALSLGAKEWKAFLRVELPLALGGVIVGAIFAFAISIAELGATYMLAKPEYTTMTVAIYKFLGARQFGSASALAVLLMAVSTLSFLIIERVGEEVW; encoded by the coding sequence ATGGGGTCAAGGCTCTCAAAGCTCTTCCTGCTCATCCCTCTGGCCTTCCTCGTGGTCTTCTTCTACGTCCCGTTAGCCAGTATTCTAAAAACCGGCCTCTGGGAGAACGGTCTCACCCTTAAACACATCTCCGCCGTTCTGGCCAACGACTACCACCGAAGGGTCATCCTCTTCACGATAGGGCAGGCGATAGCCTCAACCCTCCTTACCCTGGCACTTGGCCTTCCAGGGGCGTACATATTCGCCAAGTACGACTTTCCGGGAAAGGGCACCATAAAGGCGGTCTTAACAGTCCCGTTCGTCATGCCCAGCGTGATGGTCGCCTTGGGCTACATACTCCTCTTCGGAAAGAGCGGCTTCATAACCGGCCTCATCGGCCGCGATCTGGGGATAATCTACTCCTGGAAGGGCATTCTCCTCGCACACGCGTTCTACAACTTTCCGATAGTTATACGCATGGTCTCGTCGCTGTGGCAGCGCGTGAATCCCCATTACGAGGAGGCCGCGATGGCATTGGGGGCGAGGGGCTGGACGCTCTTCCGGAAGGTTACCCTGCCGATGATCTCCCCGGCGATTTTTGCCTCAGCGATGCTCACTTTCGTGTTCTGCTTCCTAAGCTTCTCGATTCCCCTCATAATCGGCGGCTACCAGTACGCCACGATAGAGGTGGACATCTTCACCTCGATAATGGTGCTCCTCGACTTCAAGACCGGCTCGGCTCTGGCCATAATCCAGATACTCCTTAGCATGGGCTTCATGTACCTCTACCTGAGGGCGCTCGATGCCTACGCCAAGCGCGAGGAGCAGCGCGTGTTTAGAAAGCCTCGTCCCTTCACGAGACGCGACTGGCTGAGCCTCAAGGGGCTGCTTGTTGGAGTCTACTCCCTAATCGTCTTTCTTTTCATAGTCTCCCCGCTCTTAGCTGTCCTCTACGACTCCCTGCGCTTCAACGATGCCTGGAGCCTCGAATGGTACAGGAGAATATTCTCAACGGAGTACAACCCGATGTTCGGGGCGACGACGCTCGACGCGGTAAGGAACTCACTCACCTTCGGTCTGGCAACGATATTCCTATCTGTTCTCGTGGCACTTCCCATAGCCTACGCCCTCCACCGCTGGAACTTCAGGGGAAAGAGGCTCTTCGACGTCCTGGTGATGCTCCCGCTGGCTAGCTCTGCCATAACCCTCGGTCTGGGATACATAAGGGTCTTCCACTCGACCCCGCTCTACTTCACCGCCTGGATAATCATAGCCGCCCACACCGTCATAGCTTATCCCTTCGTGCTCCGTGCCGTTTCAACGTCCCTGAAGAAGATAAGGCCAAACCTCTGGGAGGCGGCCCTAAGTCTGGGTGCCAAGGAGTGGAAGGCCTTCCTGAGGGTGGAGCTTCCGCTGGCTTTGGGCGGGGTCATCGTCGGCGCGATATTCGCCTTCGCCATAAGCATAGCGGAGCTGGGAGCGACCTACATGCTGGCCAAACCCGAGTACACCACGATGACGGTGGCTATATACAAGTTCCTCGGGGCGAGGCAGTTCGGTTCGGCCTCTGCCTTGGCCGTTCTTCTTATGGCAGTCTCAACGCTCAGCTTCCTGATAATCGAGAGGGTAGGTGAGGAAGTATGGTGA
- a CDS encoding ABC transporter ATP-binding protein: MVRVELKGVLKEWEDFRLEISELDVKDGEFLTLLGPSGCGKTTTLRMIAGFEKPERGEILFDGRRVNDLPPYERGIGIVFQDYALFPHMTVFKNIAFGLEMKGLPRAEIERKVKWALELVGLEGLENRYPEQLSGGQQQRVALARALVVEPEVLLLDEPLSNLDAKIRERLRGEIKRIQRELGITTIYVTHDQEEAMAISDRIAVMNVGHVEQVGKPLELYYRPKTEFVARFLGLSNILELKAENGRACLGGLCFNVGRDGKVRVFFRPESVYVKPGDTAEIIDYELLPGRIRLRLGVGGEVILAERFLDELPFGVEAMPERVDVEVRSFSVLEAE; encoded by the coding sequence ATGGTGAGGGTAGAACTGAAGGGAGTCCTCAAGGAGTGGGAGGATTTTCGGCTTGAGATAAGCGAGCTCGACGTCAAGGACGGCGAGTTTCTCACGCTCCTCGGGCCGAGCGGCTGCGGAAAGACGACGACGCTGAGGATGATAGCGGGCTTTGAAAAGCCGGAGAGGGGCGAGATACTCTTCGACGGAAGGAGGGTGAACGATTTACCACCCTACGAGCGCGGGATAGGCATAGTCTTCCAGGACTACGCGCTGTTTCCCCACATGACGGTCTTCAAGAACATCGCCTTCGGCCTTGAGATGAAGGGGCTTCCAAGGGCAGAGATAGAGAGGAAGGTAAAGTGGGCGCTTGAGCTGGTCGGTCTGGAAGGCCTCGAAAACCGCTATCCGGAGCAGCTGAGCGGCGGCCAGCAGCAGCGCGTTGCCCTCGCGAGGGCCCTGGTCGTTGAGCCGGAGGTTCTGCTCCTGGATGAACCTCTCAGCAACCTCGACGCCAAGATAAGGGAGCGCCTGAGGGGAGAGATAAAGAGAATCCAGCGCGAGCTCGGCATAACGACGATATACGTCACCCACGACCAGGAGGAGGCGATGGCGATAAGCGACAGGATTGCCGTCATGAATGTCGGCCACGTTGAGCAGGTTGGAAAACCGCTGGAGCTTTACTACCGCCCAAAGACCGAGTTCGTGGCGCGCTTTCTAGGTTTGAGCAACATACTGGAGCTTAAAGCCGAGAACGGTAGGGCCTGCCTCGGAGGGCTGTGCTTCAACGTCGGAAGGGATGGAAAAGTGAGGGTATTCTTCAGGCCGGAGAGCGTCTACGTAAAACCCGGCGATACCGCTGAAATCATCGACTACGAACTCCTGCCCGGCAGGATAAGGCTGAGGCTCGGGGTTGGAGGGGAGGTAATCCTCGCGGAGCGCTTCCTCGACGAGCTGCCCTTCGGCGTTGAGGCTATGCCAGAGCGGGTGGACGTCGAGGTGAGGAGCTTCTCGGTGCTCGAAGCGGAATGA